The following proteins are encoded in a genomic region of Rubrobacter xylanophilus DSM 9941:
- a CDS encoding glycosyltransferase: protein MGVEERTVAGVGAAQKRKVLLTLVIPTRNEAENVPLLVRRLRESLEGLDYRVVFVDDSTDETPKIIRSLAGEDARISLIRREGPEREGGLSTAVTRGLYEVASGSVYTCVMDADLQHPPHKVREMLRTARSANADVVVASRYARGGSYAGLQGPLRKAISLGSKYLAQLIFGEARKTSDPMSGFFLIRNEAVQDIQFRPTGFKVLLEILVCAPELKVVEVPLRFEARNAGVSKATLRQGLEYLAHIASLFWYVPSAGRFWKFAMVGASGVLVNNLTLITLAEYFEAHKVIAWMFAVGVSILSNFLLNNAFTWRDVRHSSRIHFLLRGALAYPVAIMGIGANFAVYYPLLKYVSDEFPYYVLFNLLGIAAGTSVNFILSSRLVFRRPSQKKLDPNLPPERTAEEIRRELKAERVSLVRLPELAPLAGKGPSARLHDQDRGVIELVARTGNPTLTVTGPRRLPQARTNTRWSNSVAVPVSDGGRTVGVIYATRHSTEPFDEEDLHWLTAYASDAAPLFLNATP, encoded by the coding sequence ATGGGCGTGGAGGAGCGCACGGTCGCGGGCGTCGGCGCCGCGCAGAAGAGGAAGGTGCTGCTGACGCTGGTCATCCCCACCCGCAACGAGGCGGAGAACGTGCCCCTGCTGGTGAGGAGGCTGCGCGAGAGCCTCGAGGGGCTGGACTACCGGGTGGTCTTCGTCGACGACTCGACCGACGAGACCCCGAAGATCATACGGTCCCTCGCCGGGGAGGACGCCAGGATCTCCCTGATCCGGCGCGAGGGACCGGAGAGGGAGGGAGGGCTCTCCACGGCGGTGACCCGGGGGCTTTACGAGGTGGCCTCGGGGAGCGTCTACACCTGCGTGATGGACGCCGACCTGCAGCACCCGCCGCACAAGGTGCGGGAGATGCTCCGGACCGCCCGCAGCGCGAACGCGGACGTGGTGGTGGCGAGCCGCTACGCCCGGGGCGGGAGCTACGCGGGGCTGCAGGGCCCGCTCAGGAAGGCCATCTCCCTGGGCAGCAAGTACCTGGCGCAGCTGATCTTCGGCGAGGCCCGCAAGACCTCCGACCCCATGTCCGGCTTTTTCCTGATCCGCAACGAGGCGGTGCAGGACATCCAGTTCCGCCCCACGGGCTTCAAGGTCTTGCTGGAGATCCTGGTCTGCGCGCCGGAGCTGAAGGTGGTGGAGGTCCCGCTGAGGTTCGAGGCGCGCAACGCCGGCGTCTCGAAGGCTACCCTCCGCCAGGGCCTCGAGTACCTGGCGCACATAGCGAGCCTCTTCTGGTACGTTCCCTCGGCGGGGCGCTTCTGGAAGTTCGCCATGGTCGGGGCCTCCGGGGTGCTGGTGAACAACCTCACCCTGATCACGCTGGCCGAGTACTTCGAGGCCCACAAGGTCATAGCCTGGATGTTCGCCGTGGGCGTCTCCATCCTGAGCAACTTCCTGCTGAACAACGCCTTCACCTGGCGCGACGTCCGGCACTCAAGCCGCATCCACTTCCTGCTGCGGGGGGCGCTGGCCTACCCGGTCGCCATCATGGGCATCGGGGCCAACTTCGCCGTCTACTACCCGCTCCTGAAATACGTCTCCGACGAGTTCCCCTACTACGTCCTCTTCAACCTGCTGGGCATCGCCGCCGGGACGAGCGTGAACTTCATCCTGAGCTCGCGGCTTGTCTTCCGCCGCCCCTCCCAGAAGAAGCTGGACCCGAACCTGCCGCCCGAACGGACGGCCGAGGAGATCCGGCGGGAGCTGAAGGCCGAGCGGGTGTCCCTGGTGCGCCTCCCGGAGCTGGCCCCGCTGGCCGGGAAGGGCCCCTCCGCAAGGCTCCACGACCAGGACCGCGGCGTCATCGAGCTCGTCGCCCGCACGGGGAACCCCACCCTCACGGTGACCGGCCCGCGCCGCCTGCCCCAGGCCCGCACCAACACCCGCTGGAGCAACTCGGTCGCGGTCCCCGTCTCCGACGGAGGCCGGACGGTCGGCGTGATCTACGCGACCCGCCACTCCACGGAGCCCTTCGACGAGGAAGACCTGCACTGGCTGACCGCCTACGCCAGCGACGCAGCCCCCCTCTTCCTCAACGCCACCCCCTAG
- a CDS encoding acylphosphatase, whose protein sequence is MESARQTKRVRVYVSGRVQGVFFRDSTRERAERLGVSGWVRNLPDGRVEAVFEGEAGAVDELVRWCHEGPPHARVEGVEVEEEPASGGARGFEVR, encoded by the coding sequence ATGGAGAGCGCGAGGCAGACAAAGCGGGTTCGCGTCTACGTCTCGGGCAGGGTGCAGGGGGTGTTCTTCCGGGACTCCACCCGCGAGCGGGCGGAGCGGCTGGGGGTCTCCGGCTGGGTCCGCAACCTCCCCGACGGCCGGGTGGAGGCGGTCTTCGAGGGGGAGGCCGGGGCGGTGGACGAGCTGGTGCGCTGGTGCCACGAGGGCCCGCCGCACGCCCGGGTCGAGGGGGTGGAGGTCGAGGAGGAGCCCGCCTCCGGGGGCGCGAGGGGGTTCGAGGTGCGTTGA
- a CDS encoding ribonuclease HIII: MSGLPEELRLYLAEHGVEVVGSRRIDHGTQYRLVRGGEEATLNVYDTGRVLEGGRATGLRELLRGWRESRQGGPARRVRGSAAPGPNPLPRIGIDEAGKGEYLGPLVVAGVRLSGAGDDLRLRELGVRDSKALGAERVRRLARAVVEELGGEAVRVISLAPREYGRRREEAGGNVNRLLAELNLEIVRSLAREGVRAVVVDSFGERARSYIEGGLPPGLRLEVRPRAEDDVAVAAASVLARARYLEEMEALSRRVGVELPRGSSERALEVARRVYEERGEEGLAEVAKLHFATTERVRQPAGEQRRGGITS; encoded by the coding sequence TTGAGCGGGCTTCCGGAGGAGCTCAGGCTGTACCTGGCGGAGCACGGCGTGGAGGTCGTCGGCTCCCGCCGGATAGACCACGGCACCCAGTACCGGCTCGTGCGGGGCGGCGAGGAGGCCACCCTGAACGTCTACGACACGGGGAGGGTGCTGGAGGGTGGGAGGGCCACGGGGCTGCGGGAGCTGCTGCGCGGCTGGCGGGAGAGCCGGCAGGGAGGGCCCGCGCGGCGGGTCCGCGGCTCGGCCGCCCCGGGCCCCAACCCGCTGCCCAGGATCGGGATAGACGAGGCGGGCAAGGGCGAGTACCTGGGGCCGCTGGTGGTGGCCGGGGTCCGGCTCTCGGGGGCCGGGGACGACCTGCGGCTGCGGGAGCTCGGGGTGCGGGACTCAAAGGCCCTCGGGGCGGAGAGGGTGCGGCGGCTCGCGCGGGCCGTCGTGGAGGAGCTGGGCGGGGAGGCGGTGCGCGTGATCTCGCTCGCGCCCCGCGAGTACGGGCGGCGCCGGGAGGAGGCGGGGGGGAACGTCAACCGCCTGCTGGCCGAGCTCAACCTGGAGATCGTCCGCTCCCTCGCGCGCGAGGGCGTGCGGGCGGTGGTCGTGGACTCCTTCGGCGAGCGGGCGCGCTCGTACATCGAGGGCGGCCTGCCGCCCGGGCTCCGGCTCGAGGTCAGGCCGCGGGCGGAGGACGACGTGGCGGTGGCCGCCGCCTCCGTGCTGGCCCGGGCCAGGTACCTGGAGGAGATGGAGGCGCTCTCCCGCCGGGTGGGGGTGGAGCTGCCCCGGGGCAGCTCGGAGCGGGCGCTCGAGGTCGCCCGCCGCGTGTACGAGGAGCGGGGAGAGGAGGGTCTCGCCGAGGTGGCCAAGCTCCACTTCGCCACCACGGAGCGCGTGCGCCAGCCCGCCGGGGAGCAGAGAAGAGGAGGAATTACTTCATGA